The following are encoded in a window of Massilia sp. R2A-15 genomic DNA:
- a CDS encoding LytTR family DNA-binding domain-containing protein, with product MVRALIADDEAPMRDQLRARLREAWPALEVVGEAANGVEAVALAAAHGPDIVFLDIRMPGLSGIEAARRLYNRCHIVFVTAYDQYAIDAFEQGAMDYLLKPVTAARLETTCARLRQRLASAPQDIGAKLAELTAALQTGGAARPAYLRWIQAQVGGSLRMVSTREILFFQSDEKYTRVQTAQAELLIRKTLKELADELDPDEFWRVHRSTLVRVDAIVSVTRDLRGRQMLKVRDFQHELEVSRNHAHLFQQM from the coding sequence ATGGTGCGCGCGCTGATCGCCGACGACGAGGCGCCGATGCGCGACCAGCTGCGCGCGCGGCTACGCGAGGCGTGGCCGGCGCTGGAAGTCGTCGGCGAAGCGGCCAACGGCGTGGAAGCGGTGGCGCTGGCCGCCGCACACGGGCCCGACATCGTGTTCCTCGACATCCGCATGCCGGGCCTGTCCGGGATCGAGGCGGCGCGCCGGCTGTACAACCGCTGCCACATCGTGTTCGTCACCGCCTACGACCAGTATGCGATCGACGCATTCGAACAGGGCGCGATGGACTACCTGCTCAAGCCGGTGACGGCGGCGCGGCTGGAGACCACCTGCGCGCGCCTGCGCCAGCGCCTGGCCTCGGCGCCGCAGGACATCGGCGCGAAGCTGGCTGAACTCACCGCCGCGCTGCAGACCGGCGGCGCCGCCAGGCCGGCGTACCTGCGCTGGATCCAGGCCCAGGTGGGCGGCAGCCTGCGCATGGTCAGCACGCGCGAAATCCTGTTCTTCCAGTCCGACGAAAAATACACGCGGGTGCAGACCGCGCAGGCCGAACTGCTGATCCGTAAAACGCTCAAGGAACTGGCCGACGAACTCGATCCCGACGAGTTCTGGCGCGTCCACCGCTCGACCCTGGTGCGGGTGGACGCGATCGTCTCGGTCACGCGCGACCTGCGCGGCAGGCAGATGCTCAAGGTGCGCGACTTCCAGCACGAGCTGGAAGTGAGCCGCAACCATGCGCACCTGTTCCAGCAGATGTAG
- a CDS encoding sensor histidine kinase, which produces MSTSHLNRGMDLLREATELAKESWWRFFDWVAVVEWRQLVIIWVFALVGFGMLQTPEPAVWFIFVSFAVKVLAGGKRKAELDAAAADRKADAATVDRKLTEAQMATLQAQVEPHFLFNTLALIGQLIETDPSEAARIHAHLIDYLRATLPQMRANGGGTLGKQVELSRAYLAIMQARMKERLAVQFNVPDFLGSAPFPPMMLLILIENAIKHGLEPKIEGGRIEVSAHVVHATLHVDVRDNGAGFNPLSDDGVGLANIRERLRLLYGASAELVIEAPPEGGTLASIRVPYSMMEGA; this is translated from the coding sequence ATGAGCACTTCGCACCTGAACCGCGGCATGGACCTGCTGCGCGAGGCCACCGAGCTGGCCAAGGAGAGCTGGTGGCGCTTCTTCGACTGGGTCGCGGTGGTCGAGTGGCGCCAGCTGGTGATCATCTGGGTGTTCGCGCTGGTCGGCTTCGGCATGCTGCAGACGCCCGAACCCGCCGTCTGGTTCATCTTCGTCTCGTTCGCCGTCAAGGTACTCGCCGGCGGCAAGCGCAAGGCCGAGCTGGACGCGGCTGCGGCCGACCGCAAGGCCGACGCGGCGACGGTCGACCGCAAGCTGACCGAGGCGCAGATGGCGACCTTGCAGGCGCAGGTCGAGCCGCACTTCCTGTTCAATACGCTGGCCCTGATCGGCCAGCTGATCGAGACCGACCCGTCCGAGGCCGCGCGCATCCATGCGCACCTGATCGACTACCTGCGCGCGACCTTGCCGCAGATGCGCGCCAACGGCGGTGGCACCCTGGGCAAGCAGGTGGAGCTGTCGCGCGCCTACCTGGCCATCATGCAGGCGCGCATGAAGGAAAGGCTGGCGGTGCAGTTCAACGTGCCCGACTTCCTCGGCAGCGCGCCCTTCCCGCCAATGATGCTGCTGATCCTGATCGAGAACGCCATCAAGCACGGGCTGGAGCCGAAGATCGAAGGCGGCCGCATCGAGGTCAGCGCCCACGTGGTGCATGCGACCCTGCACGTGGACGTGCGCGACAATGGCGCCGGCTTCAATCCGCTGTCCGACGACGGCGTCGGCCTGGCCAACATCCGCGAACGCCTGCGCCTGCTGTACGGCGCCAGCGCCGAACTGGTGATCGAGGCGCCGCCCGAAGGCGGAACGCTGGCGTCGATCCGGGTGCCGTATTCGATGATGGAGGGAGCATGA
- a CDS encoding diguanylate cyclase: MLSAVRDLAHSSCLSDPATAAISARSGEFQSAQYEAAFNDRQLEKTRPQLRATLLFCSCFFVAFSLTDFSVLGYGRDAFILLLTRLAVALTAAAGCVLSSRNPESVALTRLAASAAEIVALVAFQVVVAYRPNEIAWHAMSMALMLIVVYLYIPNRLAYSVAIALAATGGFIAMVLALGRLNASELLTMSMLLVLANAFGCVAARRYQVLWREEFRVQTVLHQMSMHDALTGCFNRNYLQHGLLEAELARAQRFKLHLTVIMCDLDHFKQVNEKHGHIGGDLVLAHFGRLLTSMTRTRVDSVVRYGGEEFLLVLPETALEGGVMLAERLRRALSESAVLPDARVTASIGVASANFAVDAPRSLREMISSADHLLYEAKNGGRNQVRAQHV, encoded by the coding sequence ATGCTTTCTGCGGTACGAGATCTTGCCCATTCCAGTTGTTTATCCGATCCTGCCACCGCCGCTATCTCGGCCCGCAGCGGCGAATTTCAAAGCGCGCAGTACGAGGCGGCCTTCAACGATCGCCAGCTGGAGAAAACCCGTCCGCAACTGCGCGCCACGCTGCTGTTCTGCTCCTGCTTCTTCGTCGCCTTCAGCCTGACCGATTTCAGTGTGCTCGGCTACGGCCGCGACGCCTTCATCCTGTTGCTGACGCGCCTGGCCGTTGCGCTGACCGCGGCCGCCGGATGCGTTCTCAGTTCGCGCAATCCGGAGTCGGTGGCGTTGACGCGCCTGGCCGCGAGCGCCGCCGAAATCGTCGCCCTGGTGGCGTTCCAGGTGGTGGTGGCGTACCGGCCGAACGAAATCGCGTGGCATGCCATGTCGATGGCGCTGATGCTCATCGTGGTCTATCTGTATATTCCCAACCGCCTTGCGTACTCGGTGGCGATCGCGCTGGCCGCGACCGGCGGCTTCATTGCGATGGTGCTCGCGCTGGGACGCCTGAACGCCTCGGAGCTGCTGACGATGTCGATGCTGCTGGTGCTGGCCAACGCGTTCGGCTGCGTGGCCGCGCGCCGTTACCAGGTCTTGTGGCGCGAGGAGTTCCGGGTTCAGACCGTGCTGCACCAGATGTCGATGCACGATGCGCTCACCGGCTGCTTCAACCGCAACTACCTTCAGCATGGCCTGCTCGAGGCCGAACTGGCGCGCGCGCAGCGCTTCAAGCTGCACCTGACCGTCATCATGTGCGACCTCGATCACTTCAAGCAGGTCAACGAGAAGCACGGCCACATCGGCGGCGACCTGGTGCTGGCCCACTTCGGCCGGCTGCTCACCAGCATGACGCGCACGCGCGTCGACAGCGTGGTGCGCTACGGCGGCGAGGAGTTCCTGCTGGTGCTGCCCGAGACCGCGCTCGAAGGCGGCGTGATGCTGGCCGAACGGCTGCGCCGCGCGCTGTCCGAATCGGCCGTCCTGCCCGACGCCCGCGTTACCGCCAGCATCGGCGTGGCCTCGGCGAATTTCGCCGTCGATGCGCCCAGGTCGCTGCGCGAAATGATTTCATCGGCCGACCACTTGCTGTACGAAGCGAAAAACGGCGGCCGCAACCAGGTCAGGGCGCAGCACGTCTAG
- a CDS encoding GNAT family N-acetyltransferase, with product MPVIDIGTIATERLVLRLLTPEDAPAMFTIFSDPEVMRYGAGSPWTTMEQADEYLVKGEENLASGTALRVGIEVQATGMLIGQAALWAFSEQNRRCDIGYSLAREHWGKGYAGEAVRALLGYGFEQLGLNRVEADIDPRNAASARVLERLGFVREGFMPERWIVGGEVCDTVFYGLLRRHWKA from the coding sequence ATGCCAGTGATTGACATCGGGACCATCGCCACCGAACGGCTGGTCCTGCGCCTGCTCACCCCAGAGGACGCGCCCGCAATGTTCACGATATTTTCCGATCCCGAGGTGATGCGCTACGGCGCCGGCTCGCCGTGGACCACGATGGAACAGGCCGACGAGTATCTGGTCAAAGGCGAGGAGAACCTGGCCAGCGGCACGGCGCTTCGCGTCGGCATCGAAGTGCAGGCGACCGGCATGCTGATCGGCCAGGCCGCGCTGTGGGCGTTCAGCGAGCAAAACCGGCGCTGCGACATCGGCTATTCGCTCGCGCGCGAACACTGGGGCAAAGGCTACGCCGGCGAAGCGGTGCGCGCCCTGCTCGGCTATGGCTTCGAGCAGCTCGGCCTGAACCGGGTGGAGGCGGACATCGACCCGCGCAATGCGGCGTCGGCGCGCGTGCTGGAACGGCTGGGATTTGTGCGCGAGGGATTCATGCCCGAGCGGTGGATCGTCGGCGGCGAGGTGTGCGACACAGTGTTCTACGGCCTGCTCAGGCGCCACTGGAAAGCGTAG
- a CDS encoding TetR/AcrR family transcriptional regulator, which translates to MTITRIKRQALNRDKLEADIVAEAVRVFAERGYEGASIATVADNAGLSKQNLMYYFPTKQALYQRVLDDVLDEWLTRMDLLADPTQEPGDMLRAYVQAKLRFSREHPLGSRVYAMEVISGAPLYGEQIRNRVVPLVRKDIEVFERWIAEGRIAPVNATHLLFAIWAMTQSYADFSAQMALVLNRKQLVRKDFDDAEQMIVDMVLCAVAIKPTPPGDRNASD; encoded by the coding sequence ATGACCATTACCAGGATCAAGCGGCAGGCGCTCAACCGCGACAAGCTGGAGGCCGATATCGTGGCCGAGGCGGTGCGCGTGTTCGCCGAGCGCGGCTACGAAGGCGCCTCGATCGCCACCGTGGCCGACAACGCCGGGCTGTCGAAGCAGAACCTGATGTACTACTTCCCGACCAAACAGGCCCTGTACCAGCGCGTGCTCGACGACGTGCTCGACGAATGGCTCACGCGCATGGACCTGCTGGCCGATCCCACGCAGGAGCCGGGCGACATGCTGCGCGCCTACGTCCAGGCCAAGCTGCGCTTCTCGCGCGAGCATCCGCTCGGCTCGCGCGTGTACGCGATGGAGGTCATCAGCGGCGCGCCGCTATACGGGGAGCAGATCCGCAACCGCGTGGTGCCGCTGGTGCGCAAGGACATCGAAGTGTTCGAACGCTGGATCGCCGAAGGCCGCATCGCGCCGGTCAACGCCACCCACCTGCTGTTCGCGATCTGGGCGATGACGCAGTCGTATGCCGACTTTTCGGCGCAGATGGCGCTGGTGCTGAACCGCAAGCAGCTTGTGCGCAAGGACTTCGACGACGCCGAGCAGATGATCGTCGACATGGTATTGTGCGCGGTCGCCATCAAACCAACGCCTCCAGGAGACCGCAATGCCAGTGATTGA
- a CDS encoding PLP-dependent aminotransferase family protein — translation MTDAENIPVGNEPAAWPVLAIDRSKRGSLVDQIVAAIAQMVNRRELRVGTKMPSVRQFAKSNGVSTFTVVESYDRLLNVGLLSSRRGSGFFVARSETAAAPALALAATPTAIDALTPDLYSGVSDALPVGAGWLPPEWYGETTILDAVRHAMKIPANRLRGYGHPLGFPTLRQHLASTLTEDLFAVEPDQVLLTHGATHAFDLILRTLTKPGDTVFVEDPGYSNLTSLIRHHGCVPVGIPRGADGLDFAVLAERAAALQPKLMFVNTVLQNPLGTSLPQAQAHRLLGVAEQFDFWLVEDDIYRELAAPGEASLAAMDGLRRVIRVGSFSKTLSPVLRVGSICASNSLVPELLRVKMLAGLTTSEINERAVYHAVSARPYKRMVERLTDQLKTARERTTERLLEAGMAPIARPRGGMFVSAGWQRAPTPEWNGKVIAGLALKAGILLSPNEFFMLRPSESIWFRFNVAYAGDSPALIDFLTSVKGP, via the coding sequence ATGACGGATGCTGAAAATATTCCTGTTGGAAATGAGCCGGCGGCCTGGCCGGTGCTGGCGATCGACCGCAGCAAACGAGGCAGCCTGGTCGATCAGATTGTGGCAGCGATCGCGCAGATGGTAAACCGTCGGGAATTACGGGTTGGGACCAAGATGCCGTCGGTGCGACAATTCGCAAAATCGAATGGCGTGAGCACGTTCACGGTGGTCGAATCGTACGACCGGCTGCTCAATGTTGGACTGCTTTCGTCGCGCCGTGGTTCCGGCTTTTTTGTCGCGCGCAGCGAAACGGCGGCCGCGCCGGCACTGGCTTTGGCGGCCACGCCGACCGCGATCGACGCGCTCACGCCCGACCTGTATTCGGGCGTGTCGGACGCGCTTCCGGTGGGCGCCGGCTGGCTGCCGCCCGAGTGGTACGGCGAGACCACCATCCTCGACGCGGTGCGCCACGCGATGAAGATCCCCGCCAACCGCCTGCGCGGCTACGGCCATCCGCTCGGCTTCCCTACCCTGCGCCAGCATCTCGCCTCGACACTGACCGAAGACCTGTTCGCCGTCGAGCCGGACCAGGTGCTGCTGACGCATGGCGCCACCCACGCGTTCGACCTGATCCTGCGCACATTGACGAAACCGGGCGACACGGTGTTCGTCGAGGATCCCGGCTACAGCAACCTGACCTCGCTGATCCGCCACCACGGCTGCGTCCCGGTGGGCATTCCGCGCGGCGCCGACGGCCTCGATTTCGCGGTGCTCGCCGAGCGGGCCGCGGCGCTGCAGCCCAAGCTCATGTTCGTCAACACGGTGCTGCAAAACCCGCTCGGCACCTCGCTGCCGCAGGCGCAGGCGCACCGCCTGCTTGGCGTGGCCGAGCAGTTCGATTTCTGGCTGGTCGAGGACGACATCTACCGCGAGCTTGCGGCGCCGGGCGAAGCCTCGCTGGCGGCGATGGACGGCCTGCGCCGCGTGATCCGCGTGGGCAGCTTCTCCAAGACGCTGTCGCCGGTGCTGCGGGTCGGCTCGATCTGCGCGTCCAATTCGCTGGTGCCGGAACTGCTGCGCGTGAAGATGCTGGCCGGCCTGACCACATCCGAGATCAACGAGCGCGCGGTGTACCACGCGGTGTCGGCACGGCCGTACAAGCGCATGGTCGAACGGCTGACCGACCAGCTGAAAACGGCGCGCGAGCGCACGACCGAACGGCTGCTTGAGGCGGGAATGGCGCCGATCGCCAGGCCGCGCGGCGGCATGTTCGTCAGCGCCGGCTGGCAGCGCGCGCCAACGCCGGAATGGAACGGCAAGGTGATCGCCGGCCTGGCGCTGAAGGCCGGCATCCTGCTGTCGCCCAACGAGTTTTTCATGCTGCGGCCCTCGGAGTCGATCTGGTTCCGCTTCAACGTTGCGTATGCGGGCGACTCGCCCGCGCTGATCGACTTCCTCACATCGGTTAAGGGACCATGA